From the genome of Ptychodera flava strain L36383 chromosome 22, AS_Pfla_20210202, whole genome shotgun sequence, one region includes:
- the LOC139122339 gene encoding neurogenic differentiation factor 6-B-like, translating into MAEAYFAQPTEFKTPFATTLHVEVSEPMAETFPYSQQIIAFNGGLLSTCSVDSGFEDVSPIAMSSSKERESQENNENVNTIKRTDSGLKARSRLSSSNGRTRHNTYDARNNRRLTINERERTRMRRLNEAMDSLRKVVPHYPSDRKLSKMETLLLAQNYILALTRILQEVKQIGGKPNYNAEALAQSIAQNATNNRHATK; encoded by the coding sequence ATGGCCGAAGCATACTTTGCACAGCCCACCGAATTTAAAACACCGTTCGCGACTACGCTGCATGTAGAAGTGAGCGAGCCCATGGCAGAGACGTTCCCGTACAGCCAACAGATTATCGCCTTCAACGGTGGCCTCCTATCGACGTGTTCTGTGGACTCGGGCTTCGAGGACGTGTCGCCGATCGCTATGAGTTCGAGCAAGGAGAGAGAATCGCAAGAAAACAATGAGAACGTTAACACCATCAAGAGGACTGACTCTGGCCTGAAGGCCCGTTCACGTTTGTCTTCATCGAACGGCAGGACACGACACAACACCTATGACGCCAGAAACAACCGGAGACTCACCATCAACGAACGTGAGCGGACGAGAATGCGGCGGCTAAACGAAGCAATGGACTCACTCAGGAAAGTGGTACCGCACTATCCGTCAGACAGAAAACTTAGCAAAATGGAAACTTTACTTCTTGCGCAGAACTACATCTTGGCACTGACCAGAATACTGCAAGAAGTCAAGCAAATTGGCGGAAAACCGAACTATAACGCTGAGGCACTGGCCCAGTCTATCGCACAGAACGCTACCAACAACAGACACGCGACTAAGTGA